The genomic interval AACATGGAACTACCTACAAAACCCACCAACTTTTTCAATGGCTTTCTTAGCACGGACTCAACTCCAAGCTTTAACAGCACTTTTTTGCCTTCGCAGATCCTGCCCAGACGTTTCCCTAGTGCTTACAAGCTACCccagctctttccttcctcattttAACCTTCCCTCACCCTCTTCAAAGAGGTCTTCACACCCTCCAGGTGCCACATGGAGGTGCTCACAGCAGCAGCCCTTTCCCTTTCAGGTAAAttcctccctgctctgtgctttctCATCCCTGGCATCTGCATCTTTGCAATGTGACACCCATCTGGGAGGTTTTCTCAGTGCCAGACCCCAAGCACCTTCACGAGAAACACCACATTCATTTGCCCAGCCTGGAGACCTGGTTAATTTTTAGATGAAAGCAATAGCTCATCACCTTTCTTCCACCaacctagaaaaaaattaaatccagcTTAGTTATCACCATCATTAGCAACAACCTTTCAttggctgcctctgcctcacATACCTCTTCATCAAACCATTCTCCTTCAAGAGCTTCCTCCTCTAGCAGAAGTCCCCAAAGCTACTAGAAGACCCTTCAGGCCACCTCCTTCAGAATACACCTGAATACACTTCTCTGTATTCAGGATGCGATCCCACAAACAACACAGACACTCTTATCTTTTAGATGGTCTTGCCAAAAGAGCATGTCAGAACGGGGCCCAGTCCAAACTGAGCAGGGAAACACTCCCCAATATCCACAAGCCCAGGTGCAACTGGGAATAGCCTACAGGGAGATGCAGAGGACAGTACAGATGCTGAACACCATTTCACAGGGACTtacctccccttccctctgcagcaccAGTTGCCCTGTGAAGGAGAAGCACCCACACTCTTTCCATCCCAGAACTGGTAGCTCTTATAAAATACAAGAATGAGGGACAGCACTCTATGAGCTGTTGCAAAACCAGGTTGAGCTCAGACCTAGGCTGTGTACAGGATTGACATCTCCTAGGGAATTAGCAGAAGAGCACCTGGTTTTGAATGCAATCAAGGTGAGGTGAGAATGAGGTAACTAGTTGCTCAACTCTATCAACCTGAGGTCAGCTCGCAGCACATCCAGCTGTGCCGCTCAAAAGGTACatgggaattttaaaataaaatctacatatatatattttcaaaatgaggtACCTATAGAGGTTAGGCATTGCCAGAGTTTGGGAGCAGCTAATTACAATCCTGACGAGCTGGAGGTTTCCAGGCTGAACTCTTGCTAAATCGCCATATTAAATCTTGTGCTTACTTTTGACTCCTTTTCTAGAAGGTCTCTGAAAAATGGGCAATCTGAAAGACTCCCATCAATTACTCTGCACCGGATGCAAGACTtgctaagaaaaattaaattgttttaattcagtttagTTAAGTGGCAATTGCTACATTACATAAATCTGTAATGTTCTTTAGGCGCTGCTTTGTATAGCACTGGCCTGGGACTCTTCTGAATTTAATGATAATGAATTTTTATATCTTAAAGTGTTGAGTGTGTAGGGAGCAATAGCAACCACTGGCCCCAGAGGTTTGGATCAGCATCACTACTGTAAGTgcaatgcttttgaaaagaaacttggCACTGGAAAGGTTCCCCACCACCAGCTATAAAGCACTGAATTTGTCTTCCAGCATCCCTGATGCAGGAGGATGATTTCACCAACCACCAAGACCATCCAGTTtttgcagcagggctgagggcaaTCCCTCAGGTCTGCTTCCCTGAAATGGTGTTTGATGAAGGTGCTTTCGACAGGACAGATCAGCCCACACAACAACCCAACTGAGCAAAACACGCACACGTTCACCACCCAGCGAAGCCTCTGGCTCCCAAACACAGCGCTGTGCTGGGTGGGAGCTCACCTATGTGATTAAATCCTGCCGGCCTCAGCACACGCTTCTGGGCTTTGCCGTGGGGCCAGCACCGTTGCTGGACATTAATGGAGTGGACATGCAAGTGTCGGGGGTCAGCACCACCAAACCCATGGGGGGAGGCCACCTCTACCTCCGCAGCGTTGAATGAATACAACCGTGTCCATCGCTTGGTAAAATAtagcttttatttgttcatACAAATAGTATGAATTACCAGAATTTCATTTCCCTAGAAACATCTTTCTCtgtgtaaaattaatttgtgttgTACATACCACAAAATAATcgatttacatttttttcagattttcttttttgtgcgtttttttgttttttctttccattttgttctttttcttacaaattgGCTACTCTATAGTACCATGTTACAGACAACACGTCACTAATATCTGTACTGCACTTCTGAATACAGGACTGAATGAAACTCAGCCATAAATTAATGTTactatgtggaaaaaaaaaaagaacttctAATCACACCTTCAAGCTTAACTTCAAAAAAagttattgttgtttttttttttaaattatgacaATAGCACTGATTCTGGTATTAGCAACCAGATGTACACCACGGGAAATTCAACTTCATTGTCTTATTTGCTAGGTAAGGCCTTTATGTTAAAAGTCTAGTGCAGACTTCATTACGAAGGATATTGAGCCAGGGCTAACAATTTGCTTAAGGTTAGAAGTTATTATTCACTCTCTGTATTCCTACTTTCCAACAAGATTGCTTCATGAGAGCGTTTTTCAGCAGGGCTTGATTATACAAATTAAGCCCACACTCTGCTGTATAGCTGAGGAAGGCATTGGGATATTAAAAAGTTGTTtccaagaaaggaagaaggaagacgTAGGGGATGCGAAATCTTCCAGCATTCAAAAGCAGGCACGCACACGTGCTCCGGAGGGAACCGCACGGAAAGGAAGCCACGCCAACGCGGTAGATCCCGGAGGCTCTTGCCACGCAGCGGAAGGGCTCAGCCAGCGAAACCGCTTGGGGAAGCAGTGCGGTCGCGGCTGGGAGCTTACCCAAAGGCCAAGTGGAGAGGATGAGCGTCTTTCCACACACTGCATAAGCCAGCTAGTAGGACGACTGAGGTTTTGAGAACCAAAACCCACTCTTCCACCaggaagtattttcttctcctccccacccctcacccccgcagccccttcccctcagTCACCCAACAGCAGCAGGGTTTGTGATAAAGCAGACACGCTCGTGCATTCATTGCCTGTCCTGGCAGCGGGGAACAGAGCCAGGGACCTGGCTGGAGCTAAAACCAAAGACCCCAAACATGCATAGATCCAATCACCACTCAAGgtttgcagctgtgttttgcagGACGGGCATTGTGTGTGTGGTCTGTCAACCTGCGCAGCTCAGCAGGCCCCACGCTCACGCCTGTGACTTCTGGAAGTGGGACTGCATCGGGCCAAAGCATCGCTTTGTTGCTAGAAATGGCTCAGGGCAAAAAGGAGAGGATTTGCCCAACTTTCCTGTTTGTAGGATGATGTGCTTGGAGGCAAACCCCAAGGAGGGATTTGCaccctgctcacagcaggtTTGCTAGGCAGCTCAGTCCTGACGTTATGCTTAGCATCTCCCTTTGCTTGAGGACACCCCAGTGCACTGCACCCCATGTATGAACCCACACACGCCCCACCAGCACTGAGGGAGGTGCGAGTCCCTAAATCCCTTCAGAGATGTGACACTGCTGAGCCAAGCCAAGAGCCCTTAGGTTCAAACAAAGCACTGAAGGGCAGCACTTTACCTGCAAATCCCTCCAGCAGACCCAGAGGTGGGTATCCACCTGAGCAGGACTAAATCAAGACCCAGGGAGAGCGCAGTCCAGGCTCCAAAGAGCCTTTTCATCACcaaacagctgcagcagagagctgtaAGGAGCAGGCAAGAGCAAGGAGGctgcaaagtaaaagaaacatCTGGGAAATGCCACTGAAAACACCCCACCACAGCTGGGCATGGCTCAGCAATGTGGTACTCAAAGGTGGTTTGCTATGGGTGACTGGGGAGATGTGCAGGGCGTGCATTTATATAGGCAATGCATATAAAACTAGAGGATTAACACAACTCACGTATGCTCTGCCCATTGGTGCATTTGCTGTTTCGAGTTTTACTTACACCGCCTGCTTTATGCAAGTGCTTACATGGTAATGTCATGAGATTTATCCAGCAAGCTCCATGCTCAGTGCAGTACATCATTTCAGCGCTGCAGGTGAGGTGCATGGGTTCTTGTTGCCCAAAGACAACGTAGCCCTGCTTCTGTTAAAAATTCAAGGAGCAAATCACTTCTGCTGCCACCTTGCTCTGAAAACGTTCCAGTTGAGCTAGCAGAACCCCCGACAGTAACGATAAGGCATTGGCACACACGGTGCTTATCAAAACGTCCTGAGCACACAAAACGTGCCTAGAGCTCTCAGGAGAGCCCTGCCAACCTGTCCTAATGCCCCAAAGCATTTGGTTCCACCTGAGGGGAAGGATCTCCAGGTTATTGTACCTGGGTTGATGGTTAAGTGCTCAGAGCCTCCTGTCCTGCCTGGCTACCACCCCTGCGCTTGCCCGGGGCatcggggcagggggggggcgTACCTGGCTACACCTGGGCTGACAGCAACACCCCAACCCAAGTACAGCCCAGACTCCCCCCTGCTTTTCTACAGATTCTTGGGAGAGACCGTGGATAGGGTGTTGGACCAAAATGTAATGGGAATCAAGGGGGCCAAGGTTGATGTTCCCCAGTCTTAGGCACCGGGAGCTGCTCCAgcggctgcagggctggagatGGTAGTGCTGCCTGCGCCGTGTCCTGGGACACCCTCCATGCTAGGGATGGCACCAAGCAGAGACCTGGGGTTTTCCCGTGACACCGCAACTCTGCTGGCGTCTTTGGTGGGTGGACGCTGCTCCCCGCGCTGCCGGCGCAGCCACCTCCCAGCAGTGCTCTGTGCGCACAGGCACTCCTGGAGCGACGCTTCTTGCAAGTCATTCAGACCAGCGCTGAGCGTGTCACATACagatacatgtatttttacatttgtccTGCAGTAAAGATTTAAAATGCATAGAGGGATCGTGGGAAAGAGCCTCCTTgacaaaaggcaagaaagataAGTATACTGaggagacagctctgcccatgCAACAGGCTCTGCGGCTTCTCCGCTGGAAAACGAGCACGTTACCCTCCCGGCAGAGtcctgggctgcagagcaggagctgtaTGGCTTGGGGTTCCCTGCGCTTTACAGCCACCAGTAAAACgcactgctgctcagcagaggtATGTGGGTTGTAGGGAGATGAccagcctccctccccacccGCCCCAGAGAAACctcccccggggctgcgggacTAACTGTAAAGCTGTGGGACAAGGGAGCACAACACCGGAGCAGAGACTGGGACACTGGAATAGGGAAAGCAAGTGTTTATAAAGGCCAGATACCcgtaacaaaaataaatttgtgctttccctccctccccacccctcccctgccaccctcgctttttttgattttttaaatacaaattttgtttaggaaaaatGGAAGCACCGTCTGttacaaaccaaaccaaaaagaggagaaaacagaaggggtggggaaaaaaaaaaaaaaaggagagacatATTAGAATTAAACACCATGGAATGTTAAACAGGTTACGGGCTACCATTCTAGCCAGTGCGGTTAGGCAGCTTAGTGAATTAATTGCttaggaattaaaaataaattattataaaatagatttctgtacattttacatacatatatatctcTTTATATACGCAAACCGTGCTGGGCAAGAAATTACAGGAGACTTTCCCACGCCAGCCTCAGTCCCAGCCGAAGTCCTGCCCCGTCATCTGGTAGAACTTCATGTTGAAGGGCCGGTAGAAGTCCCGCAGTCTCTGCACCACCTCCTGGTCTATGTCGGGGTGGGTCCTGCCTTTCGTCTTCCCCAGGCAGTGGGGTTTGCTGCTGCCTTCCGCCTTCTTCAGGCAGGGGAACCCCTTGGTTTTGTTGAAGTAGAAGTGTTTGTCGGTGATGATCCTCTTGAGGCCCAGAAAGTCCTGGaccctgcccagctcccccgCGGGGTCGCTGATCAGCCTCTCCCCACTGACAAAGAGGATCTGCCCGATGGGGAAGTAGAGGAGCCAGTTCTCCAGGTGCTTGGCATAGATGCCAATCTGGATGGCGCTCCACGAGGTGTCGATCAGGCCCGTAGTCCTGTTTTTGAAGGTCAGGCTCTCAAAGGTGGGGATATCGGGCTTCTTGGAGAGCGTCTGGGTGTAGTCCGAGATGGCTCTGGTCACGGGGTCCCGCACCACCACGATGAGCTTTGTGCCCTTGGACATGGAGGAGATGCGGGCTGGGGCCTCCTTGGTGACGAAGTAGCTGGGGGTCTTCTCCATGGTGATCTGCCCCTCCAGGGTCCTGGGCATGAGGTCCCTGcagcaaaacacacagacatgggTCAGAACGACAGGTAACAGGACCaaaaatatgcatatgcatacatatatatatgtatatgttcACATATAGATACACAAGAATTCTTCTCCCTAAAATGCCTACACAGGCCATTTAGTGCGTACAGATAAATCCATCTTCCATTGATTTAGGGATTAGGGGGGGGATTATTATTAAAGGCCACTGTATTAGAAATCCAGCTGAGTAATCTCCCAGTTATCCATGAGTGGATTAGCTGGGCTACACTCTGCACCTGGAGTGCAGCTACATGTACCACACGGGCTCCAGACCGGTCAGGATGAGTCCTGAGCTGCACCAGGTGGCTTTCCTGGCTCAGGTCAACACCAGATAGCCCTCAGCTCCAACCCAGGGCTCGTCTTCCCCACAGTAACAAGAAGAACGGTGTAACAGAAAAGCAGGACCTCACTGGAGCACGTCCACCTTGCTTTCCGTTTGCATCCCAAACACAACTCTTTTCCCAATTCAAGCAAGAGGGTGCAATTTGTCCCTGGCTTGTCAACAACAGGACCTCATCCAACCACATTGCTTTACTATTCCCTATCGCTGTGCAGACTTGTTCCCTAATAAACGCTAGAAGGAACATCAAGAGCTGCTGGTAGCATCTTCAGCACACCCCAGTCCAGCACCCAACGAGGACAACCTCTCCCCTCCACTGCCACACAGGCTACAGCAGGTCCAGGACACAGGATACGACCATGGAGAACACAACCTCAGCTCATGGGTAGGACGTACCCTCACAAAATACCCTCAAAACCTAAAGCCTTCAGCAATTTCACTTTATTCCCTGGCTATTTCTAATTAACCATGTGGGGAAAAACTAGAGAGCTTGCAGAAATGATGGAAGCGGCACGAACCAGgaagagtaattttttcctATCATTCATTAGGCAAGGCTAAATATCTTAGACCATTTGCCAATTCTTTCCCTTTATAACCCAATGGGACTCATTTGCTCTGGGTTgcaagacagttaaaaaaaaaaggcaagagggGAGTCAGCCACAAAATTGAAGCTATAAAACTTGATTAAGTTTTCAAAGCATCCACCCAGCACAGAGAAATAACCAGCCAGTGTGTGATCTGCAAGCCTCAAACAGCGCTTCCCTCAGACGTACGACACTGCACACAGAGGCTGTTTGTTCCCT from Aquila chrysaetos chrysaetos chromosome 5, bAquChr1.4, whole genome shotgun sequence carries:
- the LOC115342071 gene encoding heparan sulfate glucosamine 3-O-sulfotransferase 3B1, with product MGQRLNRCLDVPVALPPLRRRLLLLFIMLFLWLYMFYSCAGSCAGLATRGSPAPPRAAPPLPQLLPPVPGEPGEESSLEEQRAAPDAVSPISTFFNGSGTKRLPQAIIIGVKKGGTRALLEFLRVHPDVRAVGAEPHFFDRNYERGLAWYRDLMPRTLEGQITMEKTPSYFVTKEAPARISSMSKGTKLIVVVRDPVTRAISDYTQTLSKKPDIPTFESLTFKNRTTGLIDTSWSAIQIGIYAKHLENWLLYFPIGQILFVSGERLISDPAGELGRVQDFLGLKRIITDKHFYFNKTKGFPCLKKAEGSSKPHCLGKTKGRTHPDIDQEVVQRLRDFYRPFNMKFYQMTGQDFGWD